In the genome of Neovison vison isolate M4711 chromosome 3, ASM_NN_V1, whole genome shotgun sequence, one region contains:
- the GPR55 gene encoding G-protein coupled receptor 55, which produces MSPQLNKNQSCSFNEVDELMQTVQLAVHIPTFLLGLLLNALAIRGFSSFLKKRWPDYAATSIYMINLAVFDLLLVLSLPFKMALSNVRATPPFFCTLVECFYFVSMYGSVFTICFISLDRFLAIQYPFLVSHLRSPRKILGICGTIWVLVWAGSIPIYSFHGKVEKYTCFHNMSDGTWSAKVFFPLEVFGFLLPMSVIGFCSSRSICILVGRRDLTQDWVQKKACIWTIAASLAVFVVSFLPIHLGFFLQFLVRNGFIVECSSKQSISLFLQLSMCFSNVNCCLDVFCYYFVIKELRMDIMAPRPSRAQLVLQDTMTTRG; this is translated from the coding sequence ATGAGCCCACAGCTCAACAAGAACCAGAGCTGCTCCTTCAATGAGGTGGATGAGCTGATGCAAACCGTGCAGCTGGCCGTCCACATCCCCACGTTTCTCCTGGGCCTCCTCCTCAATGCATTGGCCATCCGAGGCTTCAGCTCCTTCCTGAAGAAGAGGTGGCCGGATTACGCCGCCACCTCCATCTACATGATCAACCTGGCCGTCTTCGACCTGCTGCTGGTGCTATCCCTTCCGTTCAAGATGGCGCTGTCCAACGTGCGTGCCACCCCTCCTTTCTTCTGTACCTTGGTGGAGTGCTTCTACTTCGTCAGCATGTACGGGAGCGTCTTCACCATCTGCTTCATTAGTCTGGATCGATTCTTGGCCATCCAGTACCCGTTCCTGGTCAGCCATCTCCGGTCCCCGAGGAAGATCCTGGGGATCTGTGGCACCATCTGGGTCCTGGTGTGGGCCGGGAGCATCCCGATCTATAGCTTCCACGGGAAGGTGGAGAAGTACACGTGCTTCCACAACATGTCCGACGGCACCTGGAGCGCCAAGGTCTTCTTCCCCCTTGAGGTCTTCGGCTTCCTTCTTCCAATGAGCGTCATAGGTTTCTGTTCCTCCAGGAGCATCTGCATCCTGGTCGGCCGTCGGGACCTCACCCAGGACTGGGTCCAGAAGAAGGCCTGCATCTGGACGATCGCAGCCAGTCTGGCTGTCTTTGTGGTCTCCTTTCTTCCCATCCACCTGGGCTTCTTCTTGCAGTTCCTGGTGCGGAATGGCTTCATCGTGGAGTGCAGCTCCAAGCAGAGCATCAGCTTGTTCTTGCAGTTGTCCATGTGTTTCTCCAACGTCAACTGCTGCCTCGATGTCTTCTGCTACTACTTTGTCATTAAAGAGCTCCGCATGGACATCATGGCCCCCCGGCCTTCCAGGGCCCAGCTGGTCCTCCAGGATACCATGACCACCAGGGGCTAA